CCTTATCGTCTAGGTCAGCACCATTATTATCATGCATACCACGTTTACGAGCTTCATCCAACAGACGTTGCTGCCTTTCAAATAAACGTTCCTTATATGgaatatcatcatcacctTTGAATCTATCcgtctttttattttcttgttgatCAATTTTCGAAGTATAGAAACGCAAAGTTCTTCTACGAGCTTTTTTGTCTTGTGCGTCCACATCAGCAATCTCAGATTCAATGAAATCATCAGCTTCAGGCATTGATGATGTTTTCGGTTTAGAATGCAGACGTGATTGTGCTACGTACTCTTCAAAATCGTCAATATcaacatcttcttcttcttcttcttcatcgctttctctttcttcttcatcaatttcttgcttttgttTTCCTCCATCCTCTGCATCAGAATCTTCACTGTTTTGCAACTCATTCAGCTTCTTTTCGTTAAAGGCCTCAATGTTTGCGGTTTCTTCACTTTCAGAACCATCTCCTTCATTCACATCAAAACTAGATGGCAATTCGCTGGCTTGCCTCCAAATCTCTTTTGTCGTTAAAATCTTTTCCATGACCGGATGTCCCTTCATAGATGTgaaatcttcattattatgGAGTTCGTGCAACAAGATACTATAGTAACATGATATTGTGCCTAGGTAACTTCCAAGTGCAATTAGCTTTAATTTATTGAACTCATTTTCCTCAGATTTCTTTAATTCGTCAAACTTTGGAGCTAATTCTGTGaattcttttgaaagtgGAGCAAATTCAGGAAACATTGTCCTTAAATAGTTATCCCTTGCTTCGTCATCCATATTTAGAATATCCGTTATGGAAGTTTTAGTATCAGCCTGCTTGGTCGAGTTCTTAAATTCACCCATGTCAAATTCTTTGGCACTTTTGACCcactcttcttcttcttcttcatctaaGTAATCGTTCATATTAAGTTCTTCCAGATGCTTCTTTTGTTGTCGTAAAGcttccttttctatttcCTTAGCAGCttcgtcatcatctaaATCATCAGCCCCATAATATTCTCCTTTTGTGGACCCCCAGGCATTCTCGTTGTCTAACATACCAttctcttcatcttcctcaGGAAGCTGGTCAGTTTCTAAGTTTCTaccaaatattttcttataGGCTGCAGCACCATCTAgttcctcttcctcttcttcttcctcatcttctCTTTCATCTATTGActcatcatcttcatccatGGCTAAGacttcttcctcatcttcgtcttctAACAGAGAATGGTCATCATCTTTATTACTGTCGCCAAAGGTGGATTGTCCAAGTAAAACCTTTTCCCTTTTAGAAGCAAAATCATCAACTTCGTTTAAACCATACGGATTAATCTCATCCCCAACTTCAGAGGTCTTAGTTCTGTTTGAGCCTTTGCGTACCATATTATTCTATACACCCACTCTAATATGTTTTCTCTTCCTCCAAAACTTTTTGTATAAAAGCATCAGTGAGATGAGCTATGATGAGATGAGCTTcattattgaattttttttcattgcaGAAGCGcagtttgaaaatttttcatccgCCCTGCAAAgtccaattttttgatcaGCAGAAGATAATGACCAGAGAATTATGGTATTCAAGAGAACAATTCAAAAGAGGACAGCTAGAAAGATATTGAGGTATTTATAATTTGCTAGACTAACCGAAAGTCGAAGCGTAATCTTGTTTTTTATTAAGCGGGATAGCATTCATTAAGTATGAGCAGTAATAAAGGAAATGGGCGCTTGCCATCATTAAAAGATTCCTCCTCCAATGGAGGAGGATCTGCCAAGCCCTCATTAAAGTTTAAACCAAAAGCAGTTGCAAGAAAGTCCaaggaagaaagagaagcaGCTGCGTCCAAAGTAAAGCTAGAGGAGGAATCTAAGAGAGGTAATGACAAGAAACATTTCAATAACAAGAATAAAAGAGTAACCGGCGCTGGCGGCCAGCAAAGGCGAATGGCCAAATACTTAAATAACACACACGTTATCTCTAGCGGTCCATTGGCGGCTGGGAACTTTGTAAGTGAGAAGGGTGATTTGAGAAGAGGATTCATCAAATCAGAAGGAAGCGGGTCATCTCTTGTGCAAAAGGGCCTGGAAACTATTGACAATGGTGCTGAGAGCTCTGAGAATGAGGCAGAAGacgatgataatgaagGTGTAGCGTCCAAATCTAAGAAGAAGTTCAATATGGGAAAAGAATTCGAGGCACGCAATCTCATAGAGGACGAAGATGACGGCGAAAGTGAAAAGAGCAGTGACGTCGACATGGATGACGAAGAATGGAGATCTAAACGGATTGAACAGTTATTCCCTGTGAGACCTGTCCGCGTAAGACACGAAGACGTTGAAACTgtcaaaagagaaatacAAGAAGCTCTTTCAGAAAAGCCAACTCGTGAACCAACCCCCAGTGTGAAGACAGAGCCTGTCGGAACCGGATTACAATCTTATTtggaagaaagagaaaggcAAGTCAATGAGAAACTGGCAGATCTTGGACTTGAAAAGGAGTTTCAATCGGTTGATGGGAAAGAAGCGGCCGCTGAGTTGGAATTATTAAATGCAGATCATCAGCATATATTACGAaaactaaagaaaatgaataataaaCCAGAAAGATTCATGGTATTCCAGTTACCTACTAGGTTAccagcttttgaaagacCCGCTgtgaaagaagaaaaagaagacatGGAAACCCAGGCTAGCGACccttcaaagaagaagaagaatattaaaaaGAAGGACACGAAGGATGCTTTGTCTACTAGAGAACTTGCCGGCAAGGTTGGGTCTATACGGGTTCACAAATCTGGAAAACTTTCCGTGAAAATTGGAAATGTGGTGATGGATATTGGCAAAGGTGCCGAAACCACATTTTTACAAGATGTTATAGCATTAAGTATCGCTGATGATGCATCCTCAGCGGAACTTCTAGGCCGTGTGGACGGTAAAATAGTAGTCACACCTCAAATCTAATCGCACTCGCATCTGTCGAGTATATAAATGAATATACACAGTCATAAATACTTCTAGAACAAATTACACTAATTAAGATGCTTAGATTCCCATTCAAAAGGTACTATTGACGTCTTGTCTTCTACAATTTCTCATCCTCTTTGAACATTGGTAATGTTATTCTAGTTATTGTTACCCAGTTTCGGAACTTTAGGGGAGCCACACtttaaacaaaaagaagcGCCATAACCACCGTGAAGTAATGAGTATCTCACTTTGATAAGAAGACATTTAAGAACAGCCtgaaatatcaaaatcacGGAATTATTAGGTTATGGAGAGAGATGAATACCAGTTACCCAACTCTCATGGGAAGAATACTTTCTTATCGCGAATATTTGGTTTACAATCGGATGAAGTTAATCCTTCTCTTAATAGCCAGGAGATGAGCAACTTCCCTTTACCAGACATAGAGAGAGGCTCATCTTTATTGCATTCTACTAACGACAGCCGCGAAGATGTAGATGAGAATGACTTACGTGTTCCTGAGTCTGACCAAGGCACTAGtacagaagaagaggatgaagTAGATGAAGAGCAAGTCCAGGCGTATGCTCCACAGATTAGTGATGGATTGGATGGAGACCACCAGCTAAATTCTGTAACgagcaaagaaaatgtaCTTGAAACGGAAAAAAGCAATTTAGAAAGACTGGTTGAAGGCTCTACCGATGATTCTGTGCCCAAAGTCGGACAGCTTTCgtcagaagaagaagaggataaTGAGTTCATAAATAATGATGGATTTGATGACGATACGcccctttttcaaaaaagcaaGATTCATGAATTTAGCTCTAAGAAAAGCAATACTATAGAGGACGGTAAACGACCTTTGTTTTTCAGGCATATCTTACAGAATAACCGCCCTCAACGTGATACCCAAAAGCTATTTACTTCGTCGAACGCCATTCACCATGATAAGGACAAGAGTGCAAATAATGGTCCCCGTAACATTAATGGTAATCAAAAGCATGGCACTAAATACTTTGGTAGTGCTACACAACCTCGGTTTACCGGTTCGCCCTTAAATAATACAAACAGGTTCACTAAATTGTTTCCATTAAGAAAGCCAAATTTACTGAGCAATATATCCGTTTTAAACAATACCCCGGAAGATAGAATCAATACGTTGAGCGTGAAAGAGCGGGCTCTGTGGAAATGGGCAAACGTAGAAAACCTCGatatatttcttcaagATGTTTACAATTATTATCTGGGAAATGGGTTCTATTGCATCATactggaaaaaatattgaatatATGCACTTTGctttttgttgtttttgtttctaCATATATGGGTCACTGTGTTGACTACTCCAAATTACCGACTAGTCACCGGGTTTCGGATATTATTATCGACAAGTGTTATTCTAATAGTATAACGGGGTTCACAAAGTTTTTCCTTTGGatgttttatttcttcGTGATTCTCAAAATTGTTCAACTCTACTTTGatgttcaaaaattatcaGAATTACAAAACTTTTACAAGTATCTTTTAAATATATCGGATGACGAACTTCAAACTTTGCCCTGGCAAAATGTGATACAGCAGCTAATGTACTTGAAGGATCAAAACGCTATGACGGCAAATGTTGTGGAAGTCAAAGCCAAGAATAGAATCGACGCGCATGACGTTGCCAATAGAATCATGAGAAGAGAAAACTATCTCATAGCACTTTACAATAGCGACATCCTGAATTTATCCTTGCCTATTCCATTATTTAGGACCAACGTTCTGACAAAAACACTAGAATGGAATATTAATTTATGCGTCATGGGCTTTGTGTTCAACGAGTCCGGATTTATTAAACAAAGTATTTTAAAACCTTCTCAAAGAGAATTCACGAGAGaagaattacaaaaaagatTCATGCTGGCAGGATTTcttaatattatattggCACCATTTCTGGTCACATACTTTGTtttgctttattttttcagataTTTTAATGAGTATAAAACTTCTCCTGGATCTATTGGTGCTCGTCAATACACACCAATTGCTGAATGGAAATTCCGTGAGTACAATGAACTTTACCAtatttttaagaaaagaataagtTTGAGCACAACCTTAGCTAACAAGTATGTTGATCAGTTCCCGAAGGAAAAGACCAATTTGTTTCTGAAATTTGTTTCCTTTATTTGTGGATCATTTGTGGCCATTTTAGCTTTTCTCACTGTATTCGATCCagaaaactttttaaaCTTTGAAATCACCTCGGACAGATCTGTCATTTTCTACATTACTATTCTGGGTGCTATATGGTCTGTAAGTAGAAATACAATAACCCAGGAGTACCATGTTTTCGACCCCGAAGAGACGCTCAAGGAGTTGTATGAATATACACACTATCTACCAAAGGAATGGGAAGGAAGATATCACAAAGAGGAAATCAAACTAGAGTTCTGTAAATTGTACAACTTGAGAATAGTAATACTTTTGAGGGAACTCACTAGCCTGATGATAACACCGTTTGTACTTTGGTTTTCGTTGCCCTCGTCAGCCGGCAGGATTGTAGATTTCTTCAGAGAGAATTCTGAATATGTGGACGGATTAGGTTACGTTTGCAAGTATGCTATGTTTAACATGAAAAACATAGACGGTGAAGATACACACAGCATGGATGAAGACAGTTTAACGAAAAAGATTGCCGTGAACGGAAGTCATACACTCAACAGTAAACGAAGGAGTAAATTTACCGCCGAAGACCATAGCGATAAAGATTTggcaaataataaaatgttACAAtcatatgtatattttatgGATGATTATTCCAACAGTGAAAACTTAACAGGGAAGTACCAATTGCCTGCAAAAAAAGGCTATCCGAATAATGAAGGCGATTCATTTCTCAACAATAAGTATTCTTGGAGAAAGCAATTTCAGCCAGGTCAAAAGCCGGAGCTATTTAGAATAGGTAAGCATGCTCTCGGCCCTGGCCATAATATTTCCCCTGCTATATATTCTACAAGGAATCCCGGCAAGAACTGggataacaataataatggtgATGACATTAAGAACGGGACCAATAATGCTACAGCTAAAAATGATGACAATAATGGCAATAATGATCATGAATACGTACTAACAGAGTCTTTCCTTGATTCGGGCGCATTCCCTAATCATGATGTAATAGACCATAATAAAATGCTAAACTCAAATTACAATGGTAATGGCATACTCAATAAGGGTGGTGTCTTAGGACTTGTTAAAGAGTATTACAAGAAGTCTGACGTCGGAAGATAAGGCAGACTGTGTCGTGTACATCATCCAATAtaactatatatataactgtttcctttctttttcgtaTTTACCTAAATGCATATATTATTCAGTTCCCACTAATTTTGTACTACAATAATAAGAGAATCCCTTCCCTGTTTTAGAAATGAGTagttcttttctttttcataaaTAATACAGTTGTCTCTGAGAAGCctaataagaaaaaaagaggttaataaattattattattggttATTTCTTTCCGCCACgtagttttctttctctttcataCTTGTTTTTTTCCGCACCTTCTTCGGTATTAATAGTGTTAACAATATGAGCCATCTTTGCATGGTAGTCGCTGCTCtccttgttcttttcttcaattctttgtCTAGCTTCAAATTTGGCGTCTTTACGGATTTCTTTCATAGTGAATTTACGTTCCTTCTTTAGTTGGGCCTTCATCTTATTTATCTCACTTCTTGTTCTATCAGGATCGTACGATTTTTTATCAGGATTGAAGTTTTCTTCGTATTTAGGAGCATGCGTAGGTATGGATACGGGTTTGTGGTTCTGTAAAGCCAACGGAATATGTTCTGTGAATTTcgttaatttttcaactttgttcaaaatatttcttggcttttcaaaatcagaATACTTTGAGGTGTATGCACTTAATAACTGCTGAATCGGtaaaataatttcattgaaagcAGGTAAGCTCTTCCACACAGTAGAGATAGTTGCATCTAAAGATTCCATAACATTTAGTAAAACGGAGACACATTGATCAACCGGATGTGCCTCGGTATCCATTGTTGACAAGGTATGTAATGGAATAATAGTTGATCtcttttttgtaaagtCAACGTCCAATGGAAGCCCCAACTCGTAAGAGTCTAGtctaatattttcaaaatctaatggtttttcttgattttctttctcaaCTATAAAAGTgagtaatattttttgaaagaagtaAACCACCTCCGGTATGTACCGTTTGGAAATGCGTTGATATTGTGAAACAATCCTTACCAAGACAGCGCCAAAAGCTATCCTCTTTAAAGAATTAAACTTGATTTGTTCCAGGAACTGGCTCATTAAAATCAATGCTGGAGTTATTACTAAATGGTACTGGTCCGAGGTGGAGAAAAGAATACcaataatggaaaaaaataccagATCACCATTTGATAGAGCATCAAAATGGTTCTTTTTATAGCGTGCTTGCATTTCATTGATATAATCTCTACACTCCTCGGAAAGCTCTCTATTATATTTCTCTGAAAGGGATTTTAGAATTGAGATCAATGCATTTTGTGTACGTTTAAAACTTTGAACGTTTTTAAGGTAGTTTTGATTGCTTAGAAAAATGATGTGTCTCAGTAAAACAGCGGTGAATTTTCCTAACTTTTCCTTATTACCTTCAGCCAATTTTGGTTGGTAAGCTTTGATAATATTCTTAACAATCTTAGGATGATCATCTAAgtctaatttttttacttgaTCTAATAACGCATCATGAGTTCTAGGGCATGAAATGGAaatgttctttttctttaaaatttgaGAAAACCCTTCATCTCTGCCTTGatcttcaaatttgatatcatcatcagaatcaGCAATACCGTCATTATCGTCTTCATagtcttcttcattttcccAGAATCCATCATCCAAATCCTCTACTCCTCTTTCTTCGCCTTCTTCTAATTCAATCATACCGTTCATACGATCAAGACGCTGTTGTTCCAACTCccgttttttttcttcagctTCAGCGTTTTTCTCCTCTTCAGTTTTAGTTCTATCAGAGGGTGCAGCTCTTTTGTCCAATTGTAGTTCTTTCACTTTGATATCATACTCCTTATCTAGATCGGTCTTAGGTTCCATTGGATTCTTCTTGGGTTGCGTCATCATCAATTCAGACATAACATCCTCGAAATTATCATCCAGATTATCTATTTGATCTTCCATTATACCTTGAGCCTTTTGTCTTTCTTGtttgtaaaattttgatttggCAATGACCTCTTTCATGACTTCAGctttggttttttttctttgaggTTGCTGTAGCTCAgcatcatcttcattgaATCGTTTGGAAGCTAAAAaatcctcttcatcattgGCAAGCTCATCTTCTAGGGACAGCGATTGACCTAAATGTGTAAGACCGTCTCCAAACATGTCACCGTCgtcttcatcgtcttcaAGATTGAATAAATTTGCGTTTCTCTTTGATTGGCTTTGTCTTTCTCTGGTGAAACGTTCcaacattttttcttcttccgtCAACAACTTGTCTCTTTCACCAAATCTCTTATCGATCACACCACCACGtttattcttcatcatttttcttgcttcaAATGCACgctttctttgttcttcacCGATCTGTTTAGAGATACCAGGCTTACCCACAGCAATACGATCAGCAGTTTTAGAAGGCAGACCATCTCTCCTCTTATTCCTTGCAGCCTTTATTTCAAACGGATTAAACTCTTCTCTGATTTCAGCAAtggccttttttttttcttcacgATCATACTCCTTCGCTTGTCTTTTGgaattctttttattcttacTTTTGACGTTTGTTTGACCTGTGAGTCCACGGGCCTTCAAGGCGGCCTTTAAATTCTTAAGTTGTGAACCGGCCATGTATTTGATCTTCCCTTTTATTTGCTTCTCAACTGTACTATTTACAGTAATAATTAGTGCAACCTTCAGATGCTTCTCGCTAAATGCTCATCTCTaaattatcattattattccTAATAAATcctaaaatttttcactcgTTCTGTACGGCTCATCGCCCCAATATTACCCGTCTTGTATGTGATCTTTTTGACTTTTCGGTGGCAAAATGCAAAGGGGAATCCAAGGAAAAACCATAACAGGACACTACATCAGAGATAATCTTGAATTAAGAGAGTAGAGGAATATACTGCTGGGCTCACTACCATTTTTGTTGCTAGAGTAAACGTAGAGAAAGATGTCAAGAGATGCACCAATTAAGGCTGACAAGGATTATAGccaaattttgaaggaaGAGTTTCCTAAGATCGATTCGCTCGCTCAAAATGATTGTAACTCTGCTTTAGACCAACTGTTAGTGTTGGAGAAGAAAACCAGACAAGCTTCAGATCTGGCCTCCTCGAAAGAAGTTTTGGCCAAGATTGTAGATCTGCTAGCATCAAGGAATAAGTGGGACGACCTAAATGAGCAATTGACTCTACTCTCAAAAAAGCATGGTCAGTTGAAATTGTCAATTCAGTATATGATACAAAAGGTTAtggaatatttgaaaagctCGAAATCTTTGGATTTAAACACCAGAATTAGTGTCATTGAAACTATCAGGGTGGTTACAGagaacaaaatatttgtaGAAGTGGAAAGAGCTAGGGTCACCAAAGATTTGGTGGAAAttaagaaagaagaggGTAAGATTGATGAAGCTGCAGACATCTTGTGTGAGTTACAGGTTGAGACCTATGGCTCCATGGAAATGTCTGAGAAAATTCAGTTTATATTAGAGCAAATGGAATTGAGTATATTAAAAGGTGATTATTCCCAAGCCACGGTgctttcaagaaaaattctgaaaaaaacttttaaaaatccaaaatacGAGTCATTGAAGCTAGAATATTATAATCTTCTGGTAAAAATTAGTTTGCACAAGAGAGAATACCTAGAAGTTGCGCAGTATCTGCAAGAAATTTATCAAACAGACGCCATTAAATCAGATGAGGCTAAGTGGAAACCTGTTTTATCGCACATTGTATATTTCTTAGTCCTTTCACCTTACGGCAATTTACAAAATGATTTAATTCACAAAATCCAGAATGATAACAacctgaaaaaattagaaagcCAAGAATCTTTAGTAAAATTGTTTACTACGAATGAGTTGATGAGATGGccaattgttcaaaaaacCTATGAGCCCGTCTTAAATGAGGATGATTTGGCATTTGGTGGAGAAGCTAATAAGCATCACTGGGAAGATTTACAAAAAAGGGTCATCGAGCACAATTTAAGAGTCATTTCCGAATACTATTCCAGAATTACTTTACTAAGATTGAATGAATTGCTGGACCTAACGGAGAGCCAGACGGAAACATACATCAGTGATTTGGTAAACCAGGGCATCATATACGCTAAAGTTAATCGCCCAGCCAAAATCgtgaattttgaaaaaccaaaaaactCAAGCCAATTATTGAACGAATGGTCACATAATGTTGACGAACTATTAGAACATATAGAAACAATAGGCCATTTAATTACAAAAGAGGAAATCATGCACGGTTTGCAAGCTAAATGAAGAGATTTTCGAGTAAGTGTCGGATTATCTCAGATCCGGTTTTGATTTTAAATCTGTTACTAATCGAAATGTGTATTTACGTACGTGAGATAAAATTATCtatgcatatatataactCAAATGGAAAATGGCCACGTATTGCTCTCATTCTCTTCACTTGCTTACACAAAACATAAGGTGACAATTAATGGAAttttagtttttcaatttttcaggGGAAAGAAGAcacccaaaaaaaaagtgaaaagtCAAAACGGTAAACTGTTTATGGTATTTAAATGACATTAATAGCAGCGTAAAGAGTCATTTTTTCGTTTGATTAGCAAAACTCTGAACATTAATTACTACACCTATAGACATATCTTTAAACagtgaaatatttttttcatttagtAAACAAGAATTAAactttgaatatttttttttcgattaACTTATGTCACTTTAGCCTATACTTTCTTCGAacatttttcctttcattTTGACTCATGATATTAGATCCATTATCTccaaatattgaaaatcatACTCAAGATGAAATAATTGAGTTTTGGGAAAAAACTGAGTCTATTGCTAACATACCAAAGGAAAACTTGGATGAATCCCATGTTAACTCAAGCCTGGTTGCCTACCTGAAGTTTGCTACTGATTCCTATAAGGTTTTTATTAATACTGATCGTGACCTCTACCGGATGTCGCTAATACTGTTAGAATCGTCCttatttgaatttaaaaaagaGTTTTGCCTAAGTAAGTTGCAGTCGTTACTCAACATAGACCTACTGGAAATGAATATGAAGTTCATTATTGTTTACATTCTTCTCTGTGAGGCGAAAAAAAACGTGTACTCCTTAGAAATCATGCTCAAGTTCCAAGGATTTACTGTGTTTTATAATACCTTGTACACACAATTCGCCTATTTGAGCAAATACGGAAAGGAAAGGACAGTTGCTTCTAAACATCAATACAATTCTAATAATTCTAGCACAGGTACATCCTTGGACAGTTTAGACCGAAGTTTGACTGATATTGATTTGGGTATTATAGACGAAATGAAGCAAATTTCAACTGTTTTGATGGATTTGttatttcaaattatgAAGTACTGTAAGTGTGTTATTGCTAATCTTCAAATTGTGGATgacttttttgtttactATATGATGGAATCAATGAGGTCCGACACTATGGACGATATGTTCAATAACGCGGAGTTTAAACTGCTGTTGGCGTTGAACGAACAATATATGATGTTTGCCAAGGAGTACGACATTGAGAACAAGGTCTATAAGTATTTGATCAATGGGTCTGTCTCAAGATGTTTTACGGAGCTATTATTACTGAAATTCAATAGGGCATCGGACCCTCCGTTACAAATTATGATGtgcaaaattatttatCTTATCTTGACACCAAGAGGAGACTACTCTCCGatgaatttcttttatacAAACGACTTACGTGTTCTTATCGATGTATTAATCAGAGAACTACAGAATATCAGTGAGGATGAAGAGGTATTGAGAAACACCCTTCTAAGGGTTCTGATTCCGCTATTAAAGAATACACAATTATCCAAAACACATTATAGAAAGGATGATTTGAATAAACTATTAAACTACTTGTCGACTTTAGATAATATATGCGTTGACAGTCCAGCGTTGCACGAGCATCAAGTTACAGTGGCCTTATCTCGGAAGtgtcttcaacaaattccTTGGTTAGAGACACCTTCAACGCCTTCAGATGGAGGTTCATCGGTCTCTAGTAATAACACTAGTAGAAACTCTAGCATTGTTGCATTGGGGACGCCCGACAATCAAAATATCTTGGCTCGTAAAGGCCATCTTTATAGTAATCGTGAATTAGATGTTTCTGCAGAATCTTTGACTAAAAGAAAGGCTAAAGCTCCGCCTCCgcctcctcctcctcctccaTCAAGAAAATGTGGAACTCCAAAATAAGTAAAgcattatttcttcttgcaTTAATGTGGTTCTTCCGaccatttcttcttctactcACTGCAGTATCTAATGACACATTGtactttttatatacaaATGCAACAATCGTAACTATAAAACTAAAGTTCGGGTTGCTTCCGAATACATGCTGGCAGAATTTCAGGTTGTGTGTCACTTGTTAAAATAGGcgatattttttattttagaaGTTGTATATAACTGTTAATTACATAgtcagtttttttttttcactatcATATTGTTTAGATTAAAAGGACTTGTCACATGAAATTTAGGTCGAGCAGAATACAATCCCGAGAAAATCAATAGGCAAAATAGCATTTATACACGTATTCTTAATCCGGATGCAGGTGCACCGATCTTAGAAATCATAGCAATTCTATctattttatctttttccGTGATAACGTATTTACTACCTGTTAATGGGTCAGAAACGGAAGGTGTATCTTCATAAATTGGTTTGTAGGTGGCTGCACAAATATCGAATTTAGCATAAGGATCAAAGTCAATTGGAATGGCGTCACTGGCCATTGAGTCGGctttgtttttgattttacGTGCTTGTTCTGCACGAGGACCAGAAGAAATAATCTTTAAAAATTCACCGGCAAAATATGAGGCCtgtaagaaatttttgtGTTTGAAATGTTGGGACATAGCCACTTGTAAAGCATTGGTACGATGAATTGGGGATAGTTTTGCCTTTGTAAAGTATGCAGCTAGCTCAAGCATGCGTACAGTATTTCCCTCCTTTAATGAGCGGCGTTCCAATTCAATGGATAAACCTAATATATACTCCCTAGCAGTTTCCAGTATCTTGTGtgctaatttttcatcttcagcaTCATCGACCATTAATAGCGTAATACGGTAGATAGCTTCTCTGAAGCATTCGATTGCAATATCTGGTTTGTTTAGTTTAAAGTTTTTGTAACCctcattcattttttcattaacgACATCAAGACCTGGCACGTAAGGAAGAATTTGATCTTCACTTACGGTATCATCATACGCTCTGACATAAC
This is a stretch of genomic DNA from Saccharomyces cerevisiae S288C chromosome IV, complete sequence. It encodes these proteins:
- the RPC53 gene encoding DNA-directed RNA polymerase III subunit C53 (RNA polymerase III subunit C53) codes for the protein MSSNKGNGRLPSLKDSSSNGGGSAKPSLKFKPKAVARKSKEEREAAASKVKLEEESKRGNDKKHFNNKNKRVTGAGGQQRRMAKYLNNTHVISSGPLAAGNFVSEKGDLRRGFIKSEGSGSSLVQKGLETIDNGAESSENEAEDDDNEGVASKSKKKFNMGKEFEARNLIEDEDDGESEKSSDVDMDDEEWRSKRIEQLFPVRPVRVRHEDVETVKREIQEALSEKPTREPTPSVKTEPVGTGLQSYLEERERQVNEKLADLGLEKEFQSVDGKEAAAELELLNADHQHILRKLKKMNNKPERFMVFQLPTRLPAFERPAVKEEKEDMETQASDPSKKKKNIKKKDTKDALSTRELAGKVGSIRVHKSGKLSVKIGNVVMDIGKGAETTFLQDVIALSIADDASSAELLGRVDGKIVVTPQI
- the SAS10 gene encoding rRNA-processing protein SAS10 (Subunit of U3-containing Small Subunit (SSU) processome complex; involved in production of 18S rRNA and assembly of small ribosomal subunit; disrupts silencing when overproduced; mutant has increased aneuploidy tolerance; essential gene), with translation MVRKGSNRTKTSEVGDEINPYGLNEVDDFASKREKVLLGQSTFGDSNKDDDHSLLEDEDEEEVLAMDEDDESIDEREDEEEEEEEELDGAAAYKKIFGRNLETDQLPEEDEENGMLDNENAWGSTKGEYYGADDLDDDEAAKEIEKEALRQQKKHLEELNMNDYLDEEEEEEWVKSAKEFDMGEFKNSTKQADTKTSITDILNMDDEARDNYLRTMFPEFAPLSKEFTELAPKFDELKKSEENEFNKLKLIALGSYLGTISCYYSILLHELHNNEDFTSMKGHPVMEKILTTKEIWRQASELPSSFDVNEGDGSESEETANIEAFNEKKLNELQNSEDSDAEDGGKQKQEIDEEERESDEEEEEEDVDIDDFEEYVAQSRLHSKPKTSSMPEADDFIESEIADVDAQDKKARRRTLRFYTSKIDQQENKKTDRFKGDDDIPYKERLFERQQRLLDEARKRGMHDNNGADLDDKDYGSEDEAVSRSINTQGENDYYQQVQRGKQDKKISRKEAHKNAVIAAREGKLAELAENVSGDGKRAINYQILKNKGLTPKRNKDNRNSRVKKRKKYQKAQKKLKSVRAVYSGGQSGVYEGEKTGIKKGLTRSVKFKN